The following proteins are co-located in the Mycolicibacterium goodii genome:
- a CDS encoding serine hydrolase domain-containing protein, with the protein MNASQALKVIDEWPVPSAAAAVVGPSGVLATEGDVGKPFALASVTKLLVARAAQIAIEEGVVELDTPAGPEGATVRHLLAHTSGVSMNSADTVAQVGQRRVYSNYGFGLLARVIEDAAEIEFGRYLTEAVFEPLGMSASMLPGGAEAAGFGVTSTVADLAVFAGELLRPTLVSQQMHDEATSVQFPGVNGVLPGFGSQRPNDWGLGFEIRDGKTPHWTGSGNSPRTFGHFGQSGTFLWVDPAADLALVVLTDRDFGDWTYPQWPAISDGVLRETRAH; encoded by the coding sequence GTGAACGCGAGTCAAGCACTGAAGGTGATCGACGAGTGGCCGGTACCGTCGGCCGCCGCGGCGGTGGTCGGGCCGTCCGGGGTGCTGGCCACCGAGGGCGACGTCGGGAAACCGTTCGCACTGGCCTCGGTGACCAAGCTGTTGGTGGCGCGCGCCGCGCAGATCGCGATCGAGGAGGGGGTCGTCGAACTCGACACCCCGGCCGGTCCCGAGGGCGCGACCGTGCGCCATCTGCTGGCGCACACCTCCGGGGTGTCGATGAACTCCGCGGACACCGTGGCGCAGGTGGGGCAGCGCCGGGTCTACTCGAACTACGGGTTCGGGTTGCTGGCGCGGGTCATCGAGGACGCCGCCGAGATCGAGTTCGGCCGGTATCTGACCGAGGCGGTTTTCGAGCCGCTCGGCATGTCGGCGTCGATGTTGCCGGGCGGGGCCGAGGCGGCCGGCTTCGGCGTCACCTCGACGGTGGCCGATCTGGCGGTGTTCGCCGGTGAGCTGCTGCGACCCACCCTGGTGTCGCAGCAGATGCACGACGAGGCCACCTCGGTGCAGTTCCCCGGCGTCAACGGCGTGTTGCCCGGCTTCGGGTCGCAGCGGCCGAACGACTGGGGCCTGGGGTTCGAGATCCGGGACGGCAAAACGCCCCACTGGACGGGGTCGGGCAACTCGCCGCGCACGTTCGGTCATTTCGGCCAGTCCGGCACGTTCCTGTGGGTCGATCCGGCCGCTGACCTGGCCCTTGTGGTGCTCACCGACCGCGACTTCGGGGACTGGACGTACCCGCAGTGGCCGGCGATCTCTGATGGTGTGCTGAGAGAAACGCGAGCACACTAG
- a CDS encoding DUF3145 domain-containing protein, translating into MRASNQFADAATGVVYIHASPAAVCPHVEWALSSTLSARANLKWTPQPAMPGQLRAVTNWVGPVGTGAQLANALRSWSVLRFEVTEDASAGVDGHRWCHTPQLGLWSGVMSANGDVMVGEMRLRTLMAGGADMLAAELDTVLGTAWDESLEPFRNGGDTGEMTWLNRGVG; encoded by the coding sequence ATGCGTGCGTCGAATCAGTTCGCCGACGCGGCGACAGGTGTGGTGTACATCCATGCCTCACCCGCGGCGGTATGCCCGCATGTCGAGTGGGCGTTGTCGTCGACCCTGTCGGCGAGGGCCAACCTGAAGTGGACCCCGCAACCGGCCATGCCCGGGCAGCTGCGCGCGGTCACCAACTGGGTCGGACCGGTCGGCACCGGAGCGCAGTTGGCCAATGCCCTGCGGTCCTGGTCCGTGCTGCGCTTCGAGGTGACCGAAGATGCCAGCGCGGGTGTCGACGGGCACCGCTGGTGCCACACCCCGCAGCTCGGTCTCTGGAGCGGCGTCATGAGCGCCAACGGCGACGTCATGGTCGGCGAGATGCGGCTGCGCACCCTGATGGCCGGTGGCGCGGACATGCTCGCCGCCGAACTCGACACGGTGCTGGGCACGGCATGGGACGAGTCCCTGGAACCCTTCCGCAACGGCGGCGACACCGGCGAGATGACCTGGCTCAACCGGGGCGTGGGATAG